One genomic region from Cellulomonas hominis encodes:
- a CDS encoding GntR family transcriptional regulator, whose translation MSTDVVPGSPAPAAPDGPGPSRRERVYLTIRDELMSGRVSPFERLTEERLAERHGVSRTPVREALARLQADGIVVKRAGGLHLYVPSFAELTDLYELRITLELRGLTRALEDPTVHHDRARLEAELDRWYGFRDDTPAPDAGFVSQDERFHATLLDASGNPALTQALAQANRRIRSVRMYDYLTEDRMAATIDEHIGIAELVVRDRLPQALEALRAHVGASREVVMERAAAALEMTLMMSREEQR comes from the coding sequence ATGAGCACAGACGTCGTCCCGGGGTCGCCGGCACCGGCCGCGCCGGACGGACCCGGCCCCTCCCGCCGCGAGCGCGTCTACCTGACGATCCGCGACGAGCTGATGAGCGGGCGGGTCTCGCCGTTCGAGCGGCTGACCGAGGAGCGCCTGGCCGAGCGGCACGGCGTCTCCCGCACCCCGGTCCGCGAGGCGCTGGCCCGGCTGCAGGCCGACGGCATCGTCGTGAAGCGCGCGGGCGGCCTGCACCTGTACGTGCCGAGCTTCGCCGAGCTCACCGACCTGTACGAGCTGCGGATCACCCTGGAGCTGCGCGGCCTGACCCGCGCGCTCGAGGACCCGACGGTGCACCACGACCGCGCGCGGCTCGAGGCGGAGCTCGACCGCTGGTACGGGTTCCGGGACGACACCCCCGCGCCGGACGCGGGGTTCGTCAGCCAGGACGAGCGGTTCCACGCCACGCTGCTGGACGCCTCCGGGAACCCCGCGCTCACCCAGGCGCTGGCGCAGGCGAACCGCCGGATCCGCTCGGTGCGCATGTACGACTACCTGACCGAGGACCGCATGGCGGCCACGATCGACGAGCACATCGGCATCGCGGAGCTCGTCGTCCGCGACCGGCTCCCGCAGGCGCTGGAGGCGCTGCGCGCCCACGTCGGCGCGTCCCGGGAGGTCGTGATGGAGCGCGCCGCGGCGGCCCTGGAGATGACCCTGATGATGAGCCGCGAGGAGCAGCGATGA
- a CDS encoding threonine/serine ThrE exporter family protein, whose protein sequence is MRRTGTAGALALLVAVGLGWLLAGPAVAAAGDPGAGAGAAAAVESPAPAVTSSATAVPPAPTPTPSVSPAPPGPTTGPTDEPAPAPGPTSTAPAPTPTPTTGGAGADEPDDDAGATRRPASPPAVTSSPVPWGQLIAALAVVVAGAVAVVVLAARRARAVAAADPGPVAADGPAGPPAPPAPPEEVLRLMVTSGEAMIDAGHTVSSVAETLDDIAAAHGIPGAETVVLPTALLVSVPQGQAVATAAVTTGRRPLDLYQVDDLADVLRDATVPGSGVAPAALAERVAAVRDEPRPFGPLARLAGYLLLSVGLAALLGGSWVDLLVAGALGVAVGAVQIAVPPLSSGVQVALTVAVAFGVALAVLLLARGVPHLGVLPSVIAPLALFLPGGLLTTGVLELAAGQMLSGAGRLAAGTMQLALLAGGIVGAAVLVGVPELDLSASDQPLGPVAPWVGVVLFGVGTMAFRCGRPRTTGWVVLVLLVAYGAQVVGGAFFGGELSAFVGALAMTPVALVVARFPSGPSPLVSFLPAFWMLVPGALGLVGVATLLDGGAGGISTLVSTASTMLGIALGVLLGLAASRALPGLPHRRGADGLPGTAVVGWRARVSEPAVASADVSADPRPDPPADTPRI, encoded by the coding sequence ATGCGACGGACCGGCACGGCGGGCGCGCTCGCGCTGCTCGTCGCCGTCGGGCTGGGCTGGCTGCTCGCGGGACCGGCCGTCGCGGCGGCCGGCGACCCGGGTGCCGGGGCCGGCGCAGCCGCGGCCGTCGAGTCGCCCGCACCGGCGGTCACGTCGTCCGCGACCGCGGTGCCGCCCGCACCGACGCCGACCCCGAGCGTCTCGCCGGCGCCGCCCGGCCCCACCACGGGGCCCACGGACGAACCGGCGCCCGCGCCCGGCCCCACGTCGACCGCTCCCGCGCCGACGCCCACGCCGACCACCGGGGGCGCCGGCGCGGACGAGCCGGACGACGACGCCGGCGCGACCCGTCGCCCCGCGTCGCCGCCCGCCGTGACGTCCAGCCCGGTGCCCTGGGGGCAGCTGATCGCGGCGCTCGCGGTCGTCGTGGCCGGGGCCGTCGCCGTCGTCGTGCTCGCCGCACGCCGGGCCCGGGCGGTCGCGGCCGCGGACCCCGGGCCCGTGGCCGCCGACGGACCGGCCGGACCCCCCGCGCCGCCCGCGCCGCCGGAGGAGGTGCTGCGGCTCATGGTCACCTCCGGCGAGGCGATGATCGACGCCGGGCACACCGTGTCCTCCGTCGCGGAGACCCTGGACGACATCGCCGCGGCGCACGGCATCCCCGGCGCCGAGACCGTCGTGCTGCCGACCGCGCTGCTGGTGTCCGTCCCGCAGGGCCAGGCGGTCGCGACCGCCGCCGTCACGACCGGCCGCCGGCCCCTGGACCTGTACCAGGTGGACGACCTCGCCGACGTGCTCCGCGACGCCACCGTCCCCGGCTCCGGGGTCGCCCCCGCGGCGCTCGCGGAGCGGGTCGCGGCCGTGCGCGACGAGCCCCGCCCGTTCGGTCCGCTCGCCCGGCTCGCCGGGTACCTGCTGCTGTCGGTCGGGCTCGCGGCGCTGCTCGGCGGGTCCTGGGTGGACCTGCTGGTCGCCGGGGCGCTCGGGGTCGCCGTCGGCGCCGTGCAGATCGCCGTGCCCCCGCTGTCCAGCGGCGTCCAGGTGGCGTTGACCGTCGCGGTGGCGTTCGGCGTGGCGCTCGCGGTGCTGCTGCTCGCGCGCGGCGTGCCGCACCTCGGCGTGCTGCCGTCGGTGATCGCCCCGCTCGCGCTGTTCCTGCCGGGCGGTCTGCTGACCACGGGCGTGCTCGAGCTCGCCGCGGGCCAGATGCTCTCCGGCGCCGGCCGGCTCGCCGCCGGGACCATGCAGCTCGCCCTGCTGGCCGGCGGCATCGTCGGCGCGGCCGTGCTGGTCGGCGTGCCCGAGCTGGACCTGTCCGCCTCCGACCAGCCGCTCGGCCCGGTGGCGCCCTGGGTGGGCGTCGTCCTGTTCGGCGTCGGCACCATGGCGTTCCGGTGCGGCCGGCCGCGGACCACCGGCTGGGTCGTGCTCGTGCTGCTGGTCGCCTACGGGGCGCAGGTGGTCGGCGGGGCGTTCTTCGGCGGCGAGCTCTCGGCGTTCGTGGGTGCCCTCGCGATGACGCCCGTGGCCCTGGTCGTGGCCCGGTTCCCGTCCGGGCCGTCGCCGCTGGTGTCGTTCCTGCCGGCGTTCTGGATGCTGGTCCCCGGGGCGCTCGGCCTCGTCGGGGTGGCGACCCTGCTGGACGGCGGCGCGGGCGGCATCTCCACGCTCGTGTCCACCGCGTCGACCATGCTCGGGATCGCCCTGGGGGTGCTGCTCGGGCTCGCCGCCAGCCGGGCGCTGCCGGGCCTGCCGCACCGCCGCGGCGCGGACGGGCTGCCGGGGACGGCGGTCGTGGGCTGGCGGGCCCGGGTGTCGGAGCCGGCGGTGGCGAGCGCGGACGTGTCCGCGGACCCGCGCCCGGACCCGCCCGCGGACACCCCCCGGATCTGA
- a CDS encoding ArsR/SmtB family transcription factor: MTLVATPQQQRTAPPDADLDHAVEVLRLLADRTRLAILAMLDGTEMSVTAIAAALDRPGPAVSQHLAKLRAGRLVTARRDGTTMYYGQPDEHVAALVTNVLHHTEHVLYATPPHHR, from the coding sequence ATGACCCTCGTGGCCACCCCGCAGCAGCAGCGCACCGCTCCGCCGGACGCCGACCTCGACCACGCCGTCGAGGTGCTGCGGCTGCTCGCCGACCGGACCCGGCTCGCGATCCTCGCGATGCTCGACGGCACCGAGATGTCGGTGACCGCGATCGCGGCCGCGCTCGACCGTCCCGGGCCGGCGGTGTCCCAGCACCTGGCGAAGCTCCGGGCCGGACGCCTGGTCACGGCCCGCCGGGACGGCACGACGATGTACTACGGCCAGCCGGACGAGCACGTCGCGGCCCTCGTGACCAACGTGCTGCACCACACGGAGCACGTCCTGTACGCGACCCCGCCGCACCATCGCTGA
- a CDS encoding MFS transporter, translated as MLRALAHPVYRRLFVAQVVALAGTGLATVALGLLAYDLAGADAGAVLGTALAVKMVAYVLVAPLAAAAVARLPRRHVLVGADLLRLVVALGLPFVGEVWQVYVLVFVLQAASATFTPTFQSVVPDVLPDEDDYTAALSLSRLAYDLEAVLSPVLAAALLLVVPSAALFGGTAAGFAASAALVLTTVLPPRGGSGPGDDDAPEQPFGARARRGAALLVRTPALRPVLALNLAVAAAGAYVLVQTVVVVRGTFGGGEGTVAVLLAANGAGSMTAAFLLPRVLRRVPERRVMLGGAALLAGATALVPLALRGPGTAGLVAVGTLWVLVGVGWSAVETPVGRIVRRSVPGPDLAAAFAGQFSLSHACWLVTYPLAGWLGGAGAVGLGGTAVLLAAVAGGATVAAAALWPRPAPVPAAERVRS; from the coding sequence GTGCTCCGCGCCCTCGCCCACCCCGTGTACCGCCGGCTGTTCGTCGCGCAGGTCGTCGCCCTCGCCGGGACCGGCCTCGCCACCGTCGCGCTCGGCCTGCTCGCCTACGACCTCGCGGGCGCCGACGCCGGGGCGGTCCTCGGCACGGCGCTGGCGGTCAAGATGGTCGCCTACGTGCTCGTCGCACCCCTCGCCGCCGCCGCGGTGGCCCGGCTCCCCCGGCGGCACGTGCTGGTCGGCGCGGACCTGCTGCGGCTGGTGGTGGCGCTCGGCCTGCCGTTCGTCGGCGAGGTGTGGCAGGTGTACGTGCTGGTGTTCGTGCTGCAGGCCGCCTCGGCCACGTTCACGCCGACGTTCCAGTCCGTGGTGCCCGACGTCCTGCCCGACGAGGACGACTACACCGCCGCCCTGTCGCTGTCCCGGCTCGCCTACGACCTGGAGGCGGTGCTGTCCCCCGTGCTCGCGGCCGCGCTGCTGCTCGTCGTGCCCTCGGCCGCGCTGTTCGGCGGGACGGCCGCCGGGTTCGCGGCGTCGGCCGCGCTGGTGCTGACCACCGTCCTGCCGCCGCGGGGCGGGTCCGGCCCCGGCGACGACGACGCGCCGGAGCAGCCGTTCGGCGCGCGCGCCCGGCGGGGGGCGGCGCTGCTGGTCCGCACCCCGGCGCTGCGCCCGGTGCTCGCGCTCAACCTCGCGGTGGCCGCCGCCGGCGCGTACGTGCTGGTGCAGACGGTCGTGGTCGTCCGCGGCACGTTCGGCGGCGGGGAGGGGACCGTCGCGGTGCTGCTCGCGGCGAACGGCGCCGGCTCGATGACCGCGGCGTTCCTGCTGCCGCGGGTGCTGCGCCGCGTCCCGGAGCGCCGGGTCATGCTGGGCGGCGCGGCGCTGCTCGCCGGCGCGACCGCGCTCGTGCCGCTCGCGCTGCGCGGGCCGGGCACCGCCGGGCTGGTCGCGGTCGGGACGCTCTGGGTGCTCGTCGGCGTGGGCTGGTCCGCGGTGGAGACGCCCGTGGGGCGGATCGTGCGGCGCAGCGTGCCGGGTCCCGACCTGGCCGCCGCGTTCGCGGGGCAGTTCTCCCTGTCGCACGCGTGCTGGCTGGTCACGTACCCGCTGGCCGGGTGGCTGGGCGGCGCGGGCGCCGTCGGCCTCGGCGGCACCGCGGTGCTGCTCGCGGCCGTCGCCGGGGGCGCCACGGTCGCCGCGGCGGCGCTGTGGCCCCGGCCGGCGCCGGTGCCCGCGGCGGAGCGGGTGCGATCATGA
- the nrdH gene encoding glutaredoxin-like protein NrdH, producing the protein MTITVYSKPSCVQCNATYRALDKAGLQYEVVDITEDADARDYVMSLGHLQAPVVVADGHHWSGYRPDQIKAIADRAAVSVA; encoded by the coding sequence ATGACCATCACCGTCTACAGCAAGCCGTCGTGCGTCCAGTGCAACGCGACCTACCGCGCCCTGGACAAGGCCGGCCTGCAGTACGAGGTCGTCGACATCACCGAGGACGCCGACGCGCGCGACTACGTCATGTCGCTCGGCCACCTGCAGGCCCCGGTCGTCGTGGCGGACGGCCACCACTGGTCCGGCTACCGCCCCGACCAGATCAAGGCGATCGCCGACCGCGCCGCGGTCTCCGTCGCCTGA
- the nrdI gene encoding class Ib ribonucleoside-diphosphate reductase assembly flavoprotein NrdI codes for MSSLVYFSSVSENTRRFVEKLDIDATRIPLRPTEPFLHVQDPYVLVVPTYGGGNEGGAVPRQVVKFLNDQANRSLIRGVIAAGNTNFGAHYCMAGDIIAAKCQVPYLYAFELMGTTEDVTRVREGWGRFWQRQSRMPA; via the coding sequence ATGAGCTCACTGGTCTACTTCTCCAGCGTCTCGGAGAACACCCGCCGGTTCGTCGAGAAGCTCGACATCGACGCGACGCGCATCCCGCTCCGCCCGACGGAGCCGTTCCTGCACGTGCAGGACCCCTACGTGCTGGTGGTCCCCACGTACGGCGGCGGCAACGAGGGCGGCGCGGTGCCGCGTCAGGTCGTGAAGTTCCTCAACGACCAGGCCAACCGCTCCCTGATCCGCGGCGTCATCGCGGCGGGGAACACCAACTTCGGCGCGCACTACTGCATGGCCGGAGACATCATCGCCGCGAAGTGCCAGGTCCCGTACCTGTACGCCTTCGAGCTCATGGGAACGACCGAGGACGTCACTCGCGTCCGAGAGGGATGGGGACGATTTTGGCAGCGACAGTCACGGATGCCGGCCTGA